CTGCTGCGCAGCCGAACGGGAGCAAGCTCCCTCGCCACAACAGCCCTTCTGCGCTTCTGGCCTTCAGGTTTTCAGCCCATCAACCTTTCACATCAATGTTTGCTACCGCCAGCACAGGTCGGCGAGGCCGGGGCCGCGTCGATCTGCGCCCATTCCTCTGGCGTGTAGGTATGCAGCGCCAACGCATGGAACTCGCCCATCAGCTCACCGAGCGTGCCGTAGACTTTCTGGTGACGCTTGACGCGGTTGAGCCCCTCGAACTGCTGGCTGACCACCACGGCCTTGTAATGGGTTTGCAGCCCACGACTGTGCATATGGCTTTCATCCAGCACTTGCAGGTGCTCGGGCTGTAACAGGCCCAGCGTCGATTCGATGCGTTGTTGCATGGTCATACCGGGCTCCGCTTAAGGCTTTTTCTTGACAGCAGGAGCAGCAGCACCGGCTTTAGGGTCCAGCTCGTTGGTCATGTCAGCCAGCAATTTGTTGACCACAGGCACCGCGCTTTCCAGCTTGGCCTGGGTCATCTGGGCCGATTGCTGGGTCAGCTGCGGCATTTTTTCCAGGACTTTCTTGCCCAGTGGCGACTGGTAGAACGCGACCAGGTCCTTGAGCTCGGATTCGCTGAAGTTGGTGGTGTAGAGCTTGACCATGTCCGGCTTCAGCTTTTTCCAGCCAATGGCTGCGTCCAGGGCGGCGTTGGCCTTGGCCTGGTAGGTTTCCAGCAAGGCTTTTTTCGATTCAGGGGCTTTGGTCTGTTCAAAGCGCTGAGCGAACATTTGCTGCACTTGCATGTACACCGGAGTGCCCAATTTGTCAGCGTGCGCCAGGGTCAGGAAAGCTTCGGCACTGGCGTTGTGGCTGGCGGTATCGGCAAAAACAGGGCCGCTGGCGCAAACCAGTGCAACCGCGGTACAGATGGCACGAAGACGAGTCATCGAGTTTCCTTTTCTAGCAGGCGAGGTCAAACCCCAAGGGCATCCATTCTGCGCCTAAAAAAGTGTGTCGCTCAACCCCAAGCCTTGTCGGGCCTGATTTAGAGGGGTTGAATGGTCATAATCCAGACCGATGGAACCACGGCCGGCGATCACGGCCTAAACTGCGCTATCAGACTGACAGGAGTGTGCATGATGAGCCGTATCGAGACCGACAGCCTTGGCGAGGTGGAAGTGCCGGATGAGGCCTACTGGGGTGCTCAGACGCAACGCTCGCTGATTAACTTCGCCATCGGCAACGAGCGTATGCCGCTGGCGGTGCTGCATGGACTGGCGTTGATCAAGAAGGCCGCGGCGCGGGTCAATGACCGCAATGGGGATCTGCCCGCCGACATCGCCCGTCTGATCGAACAGGCCGCCGACGAAGTGCTCGACGGCAGCCACGATGACCAGTTCCCGTTGGTGGTCTGGCAGACCGGCAGCGGCACCCAGAGCAACATGAACGTCAACGAAGTGATCGCCGGGCGCGCCAACGAACTGGCTGGCAACCCGCGAGGCGGCAAGTTGCCGGTGCATCCCAACGATCACGTCAACCGCTCCCAGAGCTCCAACGACTGCTTCCCCACTGCGATGCACATCGCCGCCGTGCAGGCGGTGCAGCACCATTTGCTACCGGCGATCAGCGAGCTGTCGGGAGGTTTGGCCGAGTTGTCCGCACGTCACATGAAACTGGTGAAGACCGGTCGGACGCACATGATGGATGCCACGCCGATCACCTTCGGTCAGGAACTCTCGGCGTTCATCGCGCAACTGGATTACGCCGAACGGGCGATCCGCAGCGCCCTGCCTGCCGTGTGTGAACTGGCCCAGGGCGGCACCGCGGTCGGCACCGGGCTGAATTCACCGCACGGTTTTGGCGAAGCGATCGCCTCCGAGCTGGCCGCGCTCTCCGGTCTGCCGTTTGTCACCGCCCCCAACAAGTTCGCCGCACTGGCGGGCCATGAACCACTGACCACTTTGTCCGGCGCGCTGAAAACCCTGGCCGTGACCCTGATGAAAATCGCCAACGACCTGCGCCTGCTGGGCTCCGGGCCGCGTGCCGGTTTTGCCGAAGTGAAATTGCCGGCCAACGAACCCGGCAGCTCGATCATGCCCGGCAAGGTCAACCCGACCCAGTGCGAAGCGCTGTCGATGCTGGCGTGTCAGGTGCTGGGCAACGACGTTGCCATCGGTTTCGCCGCCAGTCAGGGGCACTTGCAATTGAATGTGTTTAAACCGGTGATCATCCACAACCTGCTGCAATCAATCCGATTGCTGGCCGACGGCTGCAGCAACTTCCAGCAGCATTGCATCGCCGGACTGGAACCGGATGCCGAGAAGATGGCTGAACATCTGGAGCGTGGTTTGATGCTGGTGACGGCGCTGAACCCGCATATCGGGTATGACAAGTCGGCGGAGATTGCCAAGAAAGCCTACGCCGAGGGCCTGACGTTGCGGGAGGCGGCGTTGCAGCTGGGGTACCTGACGGATGAACAGTTTGATGCGTGGGTAAGGCCGGAGAATATGCTGGAGGCCGGGGCGAAGGGTTAAGATTTTGGGCGGCCTTTAGTCAGTCATCGCGAGCAGGCTCGCTCCCACAGTTGACCGAGTACTCCTGTGGGAGCGAGCCTGCTCGCGAAGAACGATGACGCGGATTACCCTGCCGCCATCCGAACCTTCCGGGCCTTGAGCCCCGCAATCAACGACGGCCCCAACGCCACCAGCGCCGATCCCAGCACCACCAGCACCGCCCCGCCATACCCAAGACCATTGATCGTCTCGGCCTGCACATAGTCCGGCCACAACCACGCCGCCGTCGCCACCGCAGCGAACGTCACCAACGGCGTGATCGCCAGCGTCGCACTCACCCGCGAGGCTTCCCAGTGCGCCAGCGCTTCGGCAAACGCGCCATACGCAATCAGCGTGTTCATGCAGCACGCCAGCAACAGCCAGCCCTGCAGCGGAGTCAGTTGCAACGCTTCCAGTGGATGCACCCACGGCGTCAGCAACAGCCCGCAGAACAGATAGATCACCATCATCACCTGCAATGAATTCCACACCGTCAGCAGTTGTTTCTGCCCCAGGGCGTAGAACGTCCAGACCGTGGACGCCAGCAACACCAGCAGCACACCCGCCGTGTAGTCAGTCAACGAGGTGAGCAACTCGGCCAGGCGCTGATTGAAAAACAGCCCGAAACCAATCAGCAACACCACCAGGCCAATCCCCTGCCCCACGCTGAAGCGTTCCTTGAACACAAACAGGCTGGCGATCAGCAACATGATCGGGCCCATCTGCACCACCAGTTGCGCGGTGCCGGGGCTGAGCAGGTTCAGTCCCATCAAATACAACACGTAGTTGCCGACCAGGCCGAGCACCGCCATCAGCACCAGCCAGCCACCGCGCGGCCCGAGCACTTTGCGGCTCGGCAGGCGCCTGGTGGCGGCCAGGTAAATGAACAGGCATCCGCCGGACACCATCAGCCGAAACCAGGTCACCGTGACCGGGTCCATCACCAGCAGCACTTGCTTGAGTTTGATCGGCAGGATTCCCCACAACAACGCGGTCAACAAGGCCAGGAACAGACCGTAAACCCAGCGACCGGATGAAATGTGCATGCGTACCCCAAGGCCAGATGGCAAGAATCGTCATTCTAGGCTCAGCGGCGTCTGGCACACAGGGACAGTTGGCAAGCAGACGCAAATGAAACTGTGCGGGTCGCAGCAATAAATTGGCGATTTGCCGTCGATCGGTTGGCCAGGCGCGGTAAGCGGTTCATGCATAAGCTCATTGGATCCACCAGCCTTCAGGAGACCGCCATGTATGGCATGCGCGCCCAGGACAACGCCCCCGCCACACACTTTCGCAGCGACCGGATGTGTCGGGTAAACGGGGAATTGTATTTCAGCACCCGGGAAAACACGCAAGAGGGGCCGTTTGAAAACCCGGAGGCGGCGGCGCGGGAGATTGAGGCTTATGTCGCGCGGATGCAGCTTTTGAGCGCCAGCCGATAGACCGAGGCGCCTGCATCGCGGGCAAGTCGGAGCGGCGGTACGACGATCCGACTTGCCCACGATGACTATGTAACTGTCCCTACAAATACCAAGGCAATTACCGCACCGCTTCAAACAACCCCGTGGCCCCCATCCCGCCCCCAACGCACATGGTCACAACGCCGTAACGCAAGTTCCGCCGCTGCAATTCCCGCACGAGATGCCCAACCTGACGCGAGCCCGTCATGCCGAACGGGTGGCCGATGGAAATCGACCCACCATTGACGTTGTACTTCTCGTTATCGATTCCCAGCCGGTTGCGGCTGTACAGGCATTGCGACGCGAACGCTTCGTTGAGCTCCCACAGATCAATGTCGGCCACCTGCAACCCCTTGGCCTTGAGCAACTTTGGCACCGAGAACACCGGGCCGATGCCCATTTCATCCGGTTCACACCCTGCCACGGTGAAACCACGGAAGAACGCTTTCGGTTTCAGCCCCAGTTCCAGCGCTTTTTCCAGACTCATCACCAGCGTCATCGAAGCACCGTCGGACAGCTGCGACGAGTTGCCCGCCGTGACCGACCCGTCTTCGGCAAACACCGGTTTCAACCCCGCCAGGCTTTCCAGCGTAGTGTCCGGACGATTGCAGTCGTCACGATCGACGATACCGTCGAGGATCTGCACCTGCCCGGTGGCCTTGTCTTCAACGCGGTACTTCACCGCCATCGGCACAATTTCATCGTCGAACAAACCGGCGGCCTGCGCCTGAGCGGTACGCTGCTGGCTTTGCAGGGCGTACAGGTCCTGTTCTTCGCGGCTGACGTTGTAACGACGGGCGACGATTTCGGCGGTCTGGCCCATGGGGAAGTAGATGCCCGGCACCTGCTCTTTCAGCAGCGGGTTGATCAGGTTGTCGGTGTTGACGCTTTTCATCGTCAGGCTGATGGACTCGACACCACCGGCGACAATGATGTCGCTGCAACCCGAAGCAATCTGGTTGGCCGCAATGGCAATCGCCTGCAAGCCCGACGAGCAGAAGCGGTTGAGGGTCATTCCGGCGGTGCCGGTGCCCAGGCGCGACAGCACAGCGACGTTACGGCCGATGTTGTAGCCCTGGGCACCTTCGTTGGAGCCGGCGCCGACGATGCAATCCTCGACGCTGGCCGGGTCGATGCCCGATCGTGTCAGCAGTGCATTGACGCAATGAGCCGCCATGTCGTCCGGACGGGTCTGGTTGAACTTGCCGCGAAAGGACTTGGCCAGGCCGGTCCGCACGCTGTCGACGATCACCACTTCACGCATGGCATACCTCATTGTTGTTATCGGTTGAGAAGAGTGGACCGAGCATAAGTCCACCCGTGACCGGTCGCGACAATCATTCACCCCGCGTATGCGCAGCCATCGGCTCAAGTCTTCAGCTTTTTCAGCTTTTTCTCATGCTTGTCGGACTTTTCGAACGCCGCTTCCAGCGCCAGGTTGAGCGTGCGCAAAACCTTGACCCGCGCCCAGCGCTTGTCGTTGGCTTCCACCAGCGTCCAAGGTGAAATTTCAGTGCTGGTACGGTCGACCATGTCGCCGACCGCAGCCCGGTAGGCATCCCACTTTTCGCGATTGCGCCAGTCATCTTCGGTGATCTTGAAGCGTTTGAAAGGAATCTGCTCGCGCTCTTCGAAGCGCTCCATTTGCGTTTCTTTATCGATGGCCAGCCAGAACTTGACCACGATCACCCCGGCATCGGCGATCTGCTCTTCGAAGTCGTTGATCTCACTGTAGGCGCGCAGCCAGTCCGCCGGGCTGCAAAAGCCTTCGATGCGCTCCACCAGCACCCGGCCATACCAGGAGCGGTCGAACACGGTGAATTTCGACCGCGCCGGAATATGCCGCCAGAAACGCCACATGTACGGGTGTGCCCGCTCCTCCTCGGTGGGAGCCGCAATCGGCACGATGCTGTATTGCCGGGGATCGAGTGCTGCGGCTACCCGGCGGATCGCCCCGCCCTTGCCGGCTGCGTCGTTGCCTTCGAATACCGCAATCAAGGCGTGGCGGCGCATGAGCTTGTCGCGCATCAATCCCGATAACCGCGCCTGCTCGGTGATCAGCTGCTCTTCGTAATCGTCCTTGTCCAGATGCAGGGACAGGTCGAGGCTGTCGAGCAGGTTGACGTGATCGACGCTGCTGGCCAAGGGCGCGGCACTGACTTTGTCCGGGTGAATCTTCGGTCTTTTCAAGGCACCTTGCAGGCCCTCGAGCAAAATCTTGCCAACCGCCAGGCTTCGATAGCGCGGGTCCATCCCGGCGATGACATGCCACGGTGCATAATCGCGACTGGTGCGGCGCAGAATGCGTTCGCCATACTTGACGAACCTGTCGTAAGTCTCCGATTGCTGCCAGTCCAGCGGGCTGATGCGCCAGCTGTGCAGCGGGTCGTCGGCGAGGGCCTTGAGGCGGTCTTTCATTTGTTTCTTGGAGAGGTGGAACCAGAACTTGAAGATCAGCGCACCTTCATCGCACAACATCTTTTCCAGGCGTTCAGCACCGTTGATGCTTTGATCGAGCCTGGGACTCCTGATCACCCCGTGAACCCGAGCCTGCAACATCTGGCTGTACCAGTTGCCGAAAAAAACCCCCATGCGGCCCTTGGCCGGGAGCATCCGCCAGTAACGCCAGGCCGGTGGCCTCGCCAGTTCTTCGTCGGTCTGCTGATCGAACGTGCGAACTTCGATCAGCCGCGGGTCCATCCACTCATTGAGCAGTTTCACCGTCTCGCCCTTGCCGGCACCTTCGATGCCGTTGATCAGAATGATCACCGGAAAACGCTTTTGCTGCTGAAGTTCGAACTGCGCATCGAGCAGTGCCTCACGCAGAGCCGGCACTTCGGCATCATAGGTTTCTTTGTCGATAACGTGACCGATTTCAGCAGATTCGAACATGGGACGGCTCCTTCCAGGATTGAACAAGACTAGCGGATTGACCTCTGCTGCGTGGCAGAAATCCATCTTTGTTGGCCGAGATGAAAACTGTGGCGAGGGAGCTTGCTCCCTCTGGACGGCGTAGCCGTCCCGACATCAGTAAACGCACACGCAGATCCAGCTTACAGGCGCTTCGCAGCCGAGCGGGAGCAAGCTCCCTCACCACAAAGCGCCCCTCCCGGCCTGGAAGTTTCGCTGATCCAGATCGGCAAGCCTTGCCATGGATCAAGCACGTCGGCGGCGATCGGCTAGAATGGCCGCCTTGCCGTTACCGAGCCTGCCATGAAACCTGTATTGCCCCACGCCCAGCTCGACTGGGACGACCAAGGGCTCCCGCGTTCGCGGGTGTTCGATGACGTGTATTTTTCCGACCTGTCCGGGCTGGACGAAACCCGTTACGTCTTCCTCGAACAGAACGCGCTGCGTGAACGCTTTGCCGCATTGCCGGTGGGCGGGAGATTGGTGATTGGCGAGACCGGCTTTGGTACCGGGCTGAATTTCCTGTGCGCCTGGCAGTTGTTCGAGCAGCACGCGGTGGCCGGTGCGCGATTGCATTTTGTCAGTGTCGAAAAGTACCCGCTGAGCCTGCCCGATCTGCAGCGGGCGCTGGCCTTGTGGCCAGAGCTCAAACCGTTTGCCGATCAACTGTTGGCGCAATACGTGGCAATCCATCAAGGCTTTCAGCGCCTGATTCTGGACCAGGGACGCATTACCCTGACGCTGTTGATCGGCGATGCGCTGGAACAGTTACCGCAACTGGATGCGCAGATTGATGCCTGGTTTCTCGACGGTTTCGCCCCGGCGAAAAACCCCGACATGTGGACCGCCGAACTGTTTGCCGAGCTGGCCCGACTGGCGGCGCCCGGCTCGACGATCAGCACCTTCACCAGCACCGGGTGGGTGCGTCGTCTGTTGAATGCTGCAGGCTTCAAGATGAAGCGCACGCCCGGCATCGGCCACAAATGGGAAATCCTGCGCGGGGTGTTTCTCGGTTGGCCAGAGGAGGCCGCGAAGCCCGCCATGGCGAAACCGTGGTTTGCCCGTCCGGCCTCCTTGACCAGCGAACGTCGTGCCCTGGTGATCGGTGCCGGTCTCGCCGGTTGCGCGACAGCCGCCAGCCTGGCGGCCCGGGGTTGGCAGGTCAGTCTGCTGGAGCGTCATGCAGCACTGGCGCAGGAAGCCTCGGGCAATCCTCAAGGGGTTTTGTACCTCAAGCTGTCCGCACATGGCACCGCGTTGTCGCAATTGATCGTCAGCGGGTTCGGCCACACCCGACGCTTGCTTGAGCATTTGCATCGAGGTCTCGACTGGGACGATTGTGGCGTGCTGCAACTGGCCTTCAACGCCAAGGAAGCCGAGCGTCAGGCGCAATTGGCCGCGGCGTTTCCCGAGGACTTGCTGCACACGCTCGATCAAACGCAGGCCGAAATCCGTGCCGGCATCGCGCTGCAATCGGGTGGCCTGTTCTACCCCGAAGGCGGCTGGGTGCACCCGCCCGCCCTGTGCCAATGGCAAGCTGCGCACCCGAACATACAGATCCTGCCCCATCACGATGTGCTGGAGTTGCGCCGAGTGCAGGGACACTGGCAAGCCCTGGATGGCGAAACCCTGCTGGCCGAAGCCCCGGTGGTGGTACTGGCCGGCGCTGCCGAGATCAAGCGTTTCTCCTACAGCAGCGAGCTGCCACTCAAACGCATTCGCGGGCAAATCACTCGCCTGCCACAGACCTCTGAAAGCCAGGCGCTGAGCACCGTCGTCTGCGCCGAAGGTTACGTCGCGCCGGCTCGTTTGGGTGAACACACCCTCGGCGCCAGTTTTGATTTCAACTCCGACGACCTGACGCCGACCGCTGCCGAACATGCAGGCAATCTGCAGATGCTCGAAGAAATCTCCGTAGACCTGGTCGCTCGGCTCGGCGCGAATGGATTGCAGCCTGAAGCACTTGAAGGGCGCGTAGCGTTTCGCTGCACCAGCCCGGATTACTTGCCGATTGTCGGTCCATTGGCCGACGGCCAGGCGTTCGTCGACGCCTACAGCGCCTTGAGCAAGGATGCCCGGCAAACCCCGGACATCCCTTGTCCATGGCTTGACGGTTTTTACGTCAACAGCGGCCACGGTTCCCGAGGCTTGATCACCGCTCCGTTGTCAGGCGAGTTGCTGGCGGCGTGGCTGGATAACGAACCGTTGCCAGTGCCCAGAGCCGTGGCCGAGGCGTGCCATCCGAACCGGTTTGCCTTGCGCCGATTGATCCGGGGCAAGGCCTGAGGCGCTCAATCCAGCGCAAAGCAAGTCCTTGACTCGTCAGCCATCAAGGCCGCCTCGGTCAGACGCTTCAGCAAAGCAGTCTCGGCTTGCTTCAACTCATCGGCGATGCCGTCAACCTGCGGACGATAGTCCGAGCCCAGCGTCGCCTCATTTTCGAAGGCTGTTTCCATCCGCACGTGAAAGGGTGCCGTCAGGTCGGTGAACTGTTGGCCATGATGCTGTCGCAAAAAGTCGCTCCAGAAGGTGCGGCCGCTGATGTAAGTCGATAGCTCAGGTGAGATTTCTGCGGTGATAACCTTGTTGTAGGCAACCTCCAGATCATTTGCCTTTACGCCACTCAGCGATGCATAACGCATGTGCCGGGGCTGGCCGGTCAGTTCGAGCCGGTCAGCCAGGCCGGTGCGATAAGCCAGCTCCACTTCCACCGCATCGAGCGCCGGATTGGCCTGAGCCTGTTCCCGAGCAATTCTGCCAAGATAATCCAGACGGAACAGGCTTCGCCCCAGTTTCAACAACCGAGCGGCCTGATCATGGGCATTGGCGGACTGTCGAACCACCCTGCCGATCTCGACGGCAACCTCGAGGTTACTGAAGATCGTCGCCGCATCATCAGCGCAATTGGCTTTCACTGCCATCGACAGCAATTGAGTGCATAACGCCGAGTCCGTCCGTGTCGCCTCAATGACACTCCAGACGCGCCGGGTCATGTCTTCGTTCACAAAACGGCTATCCGCCGAGCTCCCGACTTCCGCCAGCAGTTCAAAGAACTCTTTCGCCCGGGGTTCGTTCTTCAGCGCCAGCCATGCACGATTACGACTGGCATAGGTCTCTTCAACCGGTTTTGGCATCCACAGGTCTCGAGCCCTTTGATCATTGAGCACCGCCGTTTCATTCTGCAGCAGCCCCATCCCGATGCCCGTACGGCTCCGATAGGCCTCCAGCGCAGTTCGACTCGTCTCGGATATGGGGTTATGACGCAGGTTGATCGCCAGAGCGAATCGCTGAGGAAGTTGGAACAGCCATTGCGGCAACTCCCTAATCTGATTTCCTCGCAAGTCCACGAAGTCCAGATACGGCAAGCGGGACAGCCCGACAGGCAGTTCCGTCGCGTAAGTATCGCGCAGTAGCAGTTCTTTCAGATCCCGCATTTTGCTGACATCAATCGTGGCTCCCAAGCGATTGCCGCTCAGCCCCAACGTGCGCAAAGTGCGCATATCAGCCAGTTTGCGCAGGGTGTATTCAGTCAGTTGAAGCTGATTACCCTCCAGCCTCAAGTGCTGGAGGTCGGGCATATGCGACAACGCCTCAGGCAATCGTGTGAGTTGATTGCGGTCCAGCTCCAGAGTGACCAGCCCTTTGAACGGCGCGAGGAAATACGCCAGTTCATCACCGGCCTGCATGTCTCTGATTGAAAGGCTGCGCACATGGGCGACATCCGGTTCGGTCAGCGATGGCAATGGACCGACGGGGTTGCACTCCAGCACGAGCGATGTAGAAGGCTGATTTCGCAGTTCTACCCGGCGCCAGCAGTGTTCGATGGCTTCGGCCACCTGACGACGGCCGGCGCGGATATCGTCGATCTGCCCCGGTAACTTCTTCATTTGCACTTCATCGTCACGCCAGGTGTGCAACACGCCGAGCAGTTTTTTCAGTTGCTGCTGCAGCTCCTTGATTCGATTCACCCGCTGCATCTGGGTGCTGCCGGCGTTGTCGAGAAACGACGAAACCTGGGCATCCGTGAACAGTGGATAGAGCTTTCTGACTTTACGGATCAAGCCTCTGGCATAAGTGCCCGCAGCGGGGGGATCGGCCTGGACACAGGCAAAAAGGTGCTTGGGTGTTTCACTGATTTCCCCCCGTAACACCCGCGCGGTACGTGCCGGATCGCCGGCGGCGGCCCTCAACAGCCGAGATCGTAGCGTCGGGACATCCAGCGTATCGTCGTCGGTGAGACGGGTACGGGCGCTGTCAGGCAAGGCATCCACTATCGATGGAAGCAGCGTCTCGCTCGTCAGCGTGGAAGACACATTGCCGTTGGTTTGGGTGACCTGATACCCGGTGGATGTCTTGACAATCACCCCGCGCGACAGGGCTTCCACTTCGCCCACGCTGTCCAGCAAGGTGCCGGTCACTGAGCCCTGTCGCACTTCCAGTCGGCAGCTGTCATCCCAGCCTTGCACCCTGTCCATCAACCCGAGCGTCAGTCTGTCGGTGTCGGCATTGGCCAGGTGCGGGAGATGCAACCCGGTGAGCGCACGGTCCTGCCTGATCAGCGCCTGTGCCTCACTGACCTGCCGAGCGAGATCCATTCCAAGGATTTTGCGCTCACGCAGAAAACGGCG
This DNA window, taken from Pseudomonas fluorescens NCIMB 11764, encodes the following:
- a CDS encoding class II fumarate hydratase, whose product is MSRIETDSLGEVEVPDEAYWGAQTQRSLINFAIGNERMPLAVLHGLALIKKAAARVNDRNGDLPADIARLIEQAADEVLDGSHDDQFPLVVWQTGSGTQSNMNVNEVIAGRANELAGNPRGGKLPVHPNDHVNRSQSSNDCFPTAMHIAAVQAVQHHLLPAISELSGGLAELSARHMKLVKTGRTHMMDATPITFGQELSAFIAQLDYAERAIRSALPAVCELAQGGTAVGTGLNSPHGFGEAIASELAALSGLPFVTAPNKFAALAGHEPLTTLSGALKTLAVTLMKIANDLRLLGSGPRAGFAEVKLPANEPGSSIMPGKVNPTQCEALSMLACQVLGNDVAIGFAASQGHLQLNVFKPVIIHNLLQSIRLLADGCSNFQQHCIAGLEPDAEKMAEHLERGLMLVTALNPHIGYDKSAEIAKKAYAEGLTLREAALQLGYLTDEQFDAWVRPENMLEAGAKG
- a CDS encoding DMT family transporter, which gives rise to MHISSGRWVYGLFLALLTALLWGILPIKLKQVLLVMDPVTVTWFRLMVSGGCLFIYLAATRRLPSRKVLGPRGGWLVLMAVLGLVGNYVLYLMGLNLLSPGTAQLVVQMGPIMLLIASLFVFKERFSVGQGIGLVVLLIGFGLFFNQRLAELLTSLTDYTAGVLLVLLASTVWTFYALGQKQLLTVWNSLQVMMVIYLFCGLLLTPWVHPLEALQLTPLQGWLLLACCMNTLIAYGAFAEALAHWEASRVSATLAITPLVTFAAVATAAWLWPDYVQAETINGLGYGGAVLVVLGSALVALGPSLIAGLKARKVRMAAG
- the mnmC gene encoding bifunctional tRNA (5-methylaminomethyl-2-thiouridine)(34)-methyltransferase MnmD/FAD-dependent 5-carboxymethylaminomethyl-2-thiouridine(34) oxidoreductase MnmC codes for the protein MKPVLPHAQLDWDDQGLPRSRVFDDVYFSDLSGLDETRYVFLEQNALRERFAALPVGGRLVIGETGFGTGLNFLCAWQLFEQHAVAGARLHFVSVEKYPLSLPDLQRALALWPELKPFADQLLAQYVAIHQGFQRLILDQGRITLTLLIGDALEQLPQLDAQIDAWFLDGFAPAKNPDMWTAELFAELARLAAPGSTISTFTSTGWVRRLLNAAGFKMKRTPGIGHKWEILRGVFLGWPEEAAKPAMAKPWFARPASLTSERRALVIGAGLAGCATAASLAARGWQVSLLERHAALAQEASGNPQGVLYLKLSAHGTALSQLIVSGFGHTRRLLEHLHRGLDWDDCGVLQLAFNAKEAERQAQLAAAFPEDLLHTLDQTQAEIRAGIALQSGGLFYPEGGWVHPPALCQWQAAHPNIQILPHHDVLELRRVQGHWQALDGETLLAEAPVVVLAGAAEIKRFSYSSELPLKRIRGQITRLPQTSESQALSTVVCAEGYVAPARLGEHTLGASFDFNSDDLTPTAAEHAGNLQMLEEISVDLVARLGANGLQPEALEGRVAFRCTSPDYLPIVGPLADGQAFVDAYSALSKDARQTPDIPCPWLDGFYVNSGHGSRGLITAPLSGELLAAWLDNEPLPVPRAVAEACHPNRFALRRLIRGKA
- a CDS encoding DUF6316 family protein — protein: MYGMRAQDNAPATHFRSDRMCRVNGELYFSTRENTQEGPFENPEAAAREIEAYVARMQLLSASR
- a CDS encoding thiolase family protein, with protein sequence MREVVIVDSVRTGLAKSFRGKFNQTRPDDMAAHCVNALLTRSGIDPASVEDCIVGAGSNEGAQGYNIGRNVAVLSRLGTGTAGMTLNRFCSSGLQAIAIAANQIASGCSDIIVAGGVESISLTMKSVNTDNLINPLLKEQVPGIYFPMGQTAEIVARRYNVSREEQDLYALQSQQRTAQAQAAGLFDDEIVPMAVKYRVEDKATGQVQILDGIVDRDDCNRPDTTLESLAGLKPVFAEDGSVTAGNSSQLSDGASMTLVMSLEKALELGLKPKAFFRGFTVAGCEPDEMGIGPVFSVPKLLKAKGLQVADIDLWELNEAFASQCLYSRNRLGIDNEKYNVNGGSISIGHPFGMTGSRQVGHLVRELQRRNLRYGVVTMCVGGGMGATGLFEAVR
- the pap gene encoding polyphosphate:AMP phosphotransferase, with the translated sequence MFESAEIGHVIDKETYDAEVPALREALLDAQFELQQQKRFPVIILINGIEGAGKGETVKLLNEWMDPRLIEVRTFDQQTDEELARPPAWRYWRMLPAKGRMGVFFGNWYSQMLQARVHGVIRSPRLDQSINGAERLEKMLCDEGALIFKFWFHLSKKQMKDRLKALADDPLHSWRISPLDWQQSETYDRFVKYGERILRRTSRDYAPWHVIAGMDPRYRSLAVGKILLEGLQGALKRPKIHPDKVSAAPLASSVDHVNLLDSLDLSLHLDKDDYEEQLITEQARLSGLMRDKLMRRHALIAVFEGNDAAGKGGAIRRVAAALDPRQYSIVPIAAPTEEERAHPYMWRFWRHIPARSKFTVFDRSWYGRVLVERIEGFCSPADWLRAYSEINDFEEQIADAGVIVVKFWLAIDKETQMERFEEREQIPFKRFKITEDDWRNREKWDAYRAAVGDMVDRTSTEISPWTLVEANDKRWARVKVLRTLNLALEAAFEKSDKHEKKLKKLKT
- a CDS encoding BolA family protein, translated to MTMQQRIESTLGLLQPEHLQVLDESHMHSRGLQTHYKAVVVSQQFEGLNRVKRHQKVYGTLGELMGEFHALALHTYTPEEWAQIDAAPASPTCAGGSKH
- a CDS encoding DUF2059 domain-containing protein translates to MTRLRAICTAVALVCASGPVFADTASHNASAEAFLTLAHADKLGTPVYMQVQQMFAQRFEQTKAPESKKALLETYQAKANAALDAAIGWKKLKPDMVKLYTTNFSESELKDLVAFYQSPLGKKVLEKMPQLTQQSAQMTQAKLESAVPVVNKLLADMTNELDPKAGAAAPAVKKKP